Proteins from one Streptomyces caniferus genomic window:
- a CDS encoding ATP-binding protein gives MTAATYQYVDLPDASVVTTRALLTARENIADTVAARAMMCIHGGAGFGKTLAVNTCLHELEPVEDVRRVTFRARPTARAVRYELFTALDLAGEPPRHPSEFDRLLKTALAERPRTFLVDEAQWLNGEAFEYFRYLWDEPATQLAVIFVGGEGCHTVLRREPMLSSRIFIWQHFTRLTPSEVLDVIPLFHPVWADADPEDITFADSHAAHGNFRAWAQLTAHTRTALARTGRARVDQELLRRAFSRLA, from the coding sequence GTGACCGCGGCCACTTACCAGTACGTCGACCTGCCCGATGCGTCCGTGGTCACCACCCGGGCCCTGCTCACCGCCCGGGAGAACATCGCCGACACCGTCGCCGCGCGCGCCATGATGTGCATCCACGGTGGCGCCGGCTTTGGCAAGACTCTCGCGGTCAACACGTGCCTGCACGAACTCGAACCCGTAGAGGACGTCCGACGGGTCACCTTCCGGGCCCGTCCCACGGCCCGCGCGGTGCGCTACGAGCTGTTCACCGCTCTCGATCTGGCCGGTGAACCGCCGCGCCACCCCAGCGAGTTCGACCGGCTGCTGAAGACGGCCCTGGCCGAGCGCCCCCGCACGTTCCTCGTGGACGAGGCCCAGTGGCTCAACGGGGAGGCGTTCGAATACTTCCGCTACCTGTGGGACGAACCCGCCACTCAGCTCGCGGTCATCTTCGTCGGCGGGGAGGGCTGCCACACCGTGCTGCGCCGTGAACCGATGCTCTCCTCCCGCATCTTCATCTGGCAGCACTTCACCCGACTTACCCCCAGCGAGGTCCTCGACGTCATCCCTCTGTTCCACCCGGTCTGGGCCGACGCTGATCCTGAGGACATCACCTTCGCCGACAGCCACGCCGCGCACGGCAACTTCCGCGCCTGGGCCCAGCTGACCGCCCACACCCGCACCGCACTGGCCCGCACCGGCCGCGCCCGCGTCGACCAGGAGCTGCTGCGTCGGGCCTTCAGCCGCCTCGCCTGA
- a CDS encoding transposase family protein — MFGNRPASWRNYAWETDHVQAPLLVDADGDLVRPWITWFIDTATKVITGTAVTPGHPSRASVLAALRAAVVRDEPYGPAGGVPELVRVDRGKDFLSAAVTTALGAMGVTVKDLPAYSPHLKGTVESLNRAADRMLFAALPGYTAGPTGPRSERRGRTAGAVSALSFQDFTAEVLAWMNWWNTAHRPKALSGRTPLEAWQADPTPVTDIPAADLWAFTLKDDGRPRKLTSHGVSWRGRTYTAAWMTGQAGRKVRVRYMPHHDHEIEVCDARSRHLGPAHLADAATPEQLQALREARAERARRLRADAKAAERLRRQRFAPTTSAEPAQRLGAVTAAQADRELAAADYTDVARLALPDLIPPAPPPAHWRTPPALAAGTASPPPVPAPAEPADTLPEPGTHPAGDAS, encoded by the coding sequence GTGTTCGGCAACCGGCCGGCGTCATGGCGCAACTACGCCTGGGAGACCGACCACGTCCAGGCCCCGCTGCTGGTCGACGCCGACGGCGACCTGGTGCGCCCGTGGATCACCTGGTTCATCGACACCGCCACCAAGGTCATCACCGGTACCGCTGTCACCCCGGGCCATCCCTCCCGCGCGTCGGTACTGGCCGCCTTGCGCGCCGCAGTGGTGCGGGATGAGCCCTACGGCCCGGCCGGGGGAGTGCCGGAGCTGGTGAGGGTGGACCGGGGCAAGGACTTCCTGTCGGCCGCCGTTACCACCGCGCTCGGCGCGATGGGCGTGACGGTCAAGGATCTGCCCGCTTACAGCCCGCACCTGAAGGGCACGGTGGAGAGCCTCAACCGGGCTGCGGACCGGATGCTGTTCGCCGCCCTGCCCGGCTACACCGCCGGGCCCACCGGGCCCCGCTCGGAGCGGCGCGGACGTACCGCAGGGGCGGTGTCCGCCCTGTCGTTCCAGGACTTCACCGCGGAGGTCCTGGCGTGGATGAACTGGTGGAACACTGCGCATCGCCCGAAAGCCCTGTCGGGCCGCACGCCACTGGAGGCGTGGCAGGCCGATCCGACCCCTGTCACCGACATCCCCGCCGCCGACCTGTGGGCCTTTACCCTCAAGGACGACGGCCGGCCCCGAAAGCTGACCAGCCACGGCGTGAGCTGGCGCGGCCGCACCTACACCGCCGCGTGGATGACCGGCCAGGCCGGCCGCAAGGTCCGCGTGCGCTACATGCCGCACCACGACCACGAGATCGAGGTCTGCGACGCCCGAAGCCGCCACCTCGGCCCGGCGCACCTCGCGGACGCGGCCACCCCCGAGCAACTGCAGGCGCTGCGCGAGGCACGTGCGGAGCGCGCCCGGCGCCTGCGCGCCGACGCGAAGGCCGCCGAACGCCTGCGCCGCCAGCGATTCGCCCCCACCACCAGCGCGGAGCCCGCCCAGCGGCTGGGAGCCGTCACGGCCGCCCAGGCCGACCGTGAACTCGCCGCCGCCGACTACACCGACGTCGCACGGCTGGCACTGCCCGACCTGATCCCGCCCGCCCCGCCTCCAGCGCACTGGCGCACCCCGCCCGCCCTCGCTGCCGGCACCGCGTCACCTCCACCCGTCCCCGCTCCAGCCGAGCCAGCGGACACCCTGCCGGAGCCCGGCACCCACCCCGCAGGAGACGCCTCGTGA
- a CDS encoding ATP-binding protein produces the protein MTVLQTPVGEAVQGPAGSADAGRVERAVVVRRLLAVDRGEGGLSSLHVRIAAGLAGVTERTVWRWLAEGREGRVEARPRQGGFVVGDALWEVLTQAGGNVAELRRRMLRAQDEGVLEHWEAEFVPSLATLHRAVKDELRAGRVLQVARAASGRVEPSRYDRAPAELGFVDGANGPPVVDGPDAMPSGTGGEERPGAVKTASRTRVSGGVRLYAPGARSVSTRQVAGVVEAVGHTVAARGIGCVYGDTGLGKTVAVEQALHLLPGRVPVWRAVVGVRPGLPQVRAALCEALRLPSGSLTHRAGPADQALAEALAEPGVLFLDNAQRLSPPVLDYLRQLWDSPGCAAALVLCGAGSERALARAAAMRSRVLTWHQVSRLDTEDVPQTLGLFHPVWEDADPVDLGRADEQTARGNFRTWAKITSHVCAARGRDPGAVWGGRRSTRPAPGSARTHDGPLTCPGHTGSDGREPHPVRRGGKQRDDGQRTAGHQRWPRR, from the coding sequence GTGACGGTTTTACAGACCCCGGTGGGGGAGGCGGTGCAGGGTCCGGCTGGTTCGGCGGACGCCGGGCGGGTGGAGCGGGCGGTGGTGGTGCGGCGGCTGCTGGCGGTGGACCGGGGTGAGGGCGGTCTGTCGTCGTTGCACGTGCGGATCGCGGCCGGGTTGGCGGGGGTAACGGAGCGGACGGTGTGGCGGTGGCTGGCCGAGGGACGCGAGGGGCGGGTGGAGGCGCGGCCGCGGCAGGGCGGGTTCGTGGTGGGCGACGCCTTGTGGGAGGTGCTCACCCAGGCCGGCGGGAACGTCGCCGAGCTGCGCCGCAGGATGCTCCGGGCGCAGGACGAGGGCGTGCTGGAGCACTGGGAGGCGGAGTTTGTGCCGTCTTTGGCGACGCTGCACCGTGCGGTGAAGGACGAGCTGCGGGCGGGCCGGGTGCTTCAGGTCGCCCGCGCGGCGTCGGGCCGGGTGGAGCCGAGCCGGTACGACCGGGCACCGGCCGAACTCGGCTTCGTAGATGGTGCGAACGGTCCGCCGGTCGTGGACGGCCCGGACGCCATGCCGTCCGGTACGGGTGGTGAGGAACGGCCCGGCGCGGTGAAGACCGCTTCGCGTACCCGGGTGTCCGGTGGGGTGCGCCTGTACGCGCCGGGGGCGCGGTCGGTGTCCACGCGGCAGGTGGCCGGGGTGGTGGAGGCGGTGGGGCACACGGTCGCCGCGCGGGGGATCGGCTGCGTGTACGGGGACACGGGGCTGGGGAAGACGGTCGCGGTCGAGCAGGCTCTGCATCTGCTGCCCGGTCGGGTGCCGGTGTGGCGGGCGGTGGTGGGGGTCAGGCCCGGCCTGCCGCAGGTGCGGGCCGCGTTGTGCGAGGCACTGAGGCTGCCGTCGGGGTCCCTGACCCACCGTGCCGGACCGGCCGACCAGGCACTGGCGGAGGCGCTGGCCGAGCCGGGTGTGCTGTTCCTCGACAACGCGCAGCGTCTGTCACCGCCGGTGCTGGACTACCTGCGGCAGCTGTGGGACTCGCCGGGCTGTGCGGCCGCCTTGGTCTTGTGCGGGGCGGGCAGTGAGCGGGCGCTGGCCCGGGCAGCGGCGATGCGTTCCCGGGTCCTGACCTGGCACCAGGTCAGCCGCCTCGACACGGAGGACGTGCCGCAGACGCTGGGTCTGTTCCACCCGGTGTGGGAGGACGCGGACCCGGTCGACCTGGGGCGGGCGGATGAGCAGACCGCCCGCGGCAACTTCCGTACCTGGGCGAAGATCACCTCGCATGTCTGCGCAGCCCGGGGCCGTGACCCCGGTGCGGTGTGGGGCGGGAGGCGATCGACCAGGCCTGCGCCCGGCTCGGCCCGTACCCATGACGGCCCTCTCACGTGCCCGGGGCACACCGGTTCCGACGGCAGAGAGCCTCATCCCGTTCGGCGAGGAGGGAAACAGCGCGATGACGGACAACGGACCGCAGGACACCAACGGTGGCCACGACGTTGA
- a CDS encoding epoxide hydrolase family protein codes for MENSSNTDARIHPFRIDVPQGDLDDLRDRLARTRWGSEIPGAGWSRGVPTDYLKALAAYWADGFDWRKAEAELNEFPQFTTEIDGQNIHFLHVRSQNPAAVPLLLLHDWPCSFVQFADVIRPLTEEFHVIVTSTPGTGFSGPLGEAGWNTGRIAGAFVELMGRLGYDSYGVQGTGGGAWIAAELGRQAPDRVIGIHVNGLVTFPSGDPSEFEGLTASEQERLARLEDFQQDKMGFNAIQSTRPQTLAYGLHDSPVGQLAWIAEKFKEWTDPATELPEDAVGRDRLLTNISVYWFSGTAGSSANLYYESGHDPSAWAPKPRGTVPTGVAVALHTDIAIRRFAERDHNITHWSELERGGNFLALEQPEAFVTDVRAFFRTLGT; via the coding sequence ATGGAGAACAGCAGCAACACCGACGCCCGGATCCACCCCTTCCGCATCGACGTCCCGCAGGGCGACCTCGACGACCTGCGCGACCGGCTGGCGCGCACCCGCTGGGGGAGCGAGATCCCCGGCGCCGGGTGGAGCCGGGGTGTGCCCACCGACTACCTCAAGGCCTTGGCCGCGTACTGGGCCGACGGTTTCGACTGGCGCAAGGCGGAGGCGGAGCTCAACGAGTTCCCCCAGTTCACCACCGAGATCGACGGTCAGAACATTCACTTCCTCCACGTCCGTTCGCAGAACCCGGCGGCCGTCCCGTTGCTCCTGCTGCACGACTGGCCCTGCTCGTTCGTGCAGTTCGCCGACGTCATCCGGCCGCTGACGGAGGAGTTCCACGTCATCGTGACCTCGACGCCCGGCACCGGCTTCTCCGGCCCGCTCGGCGAGGCCGGCTGGAACACCGGCCGCATCGCGGGCGCGTTCGTCGAACTGATGGGCCGACTCGGCTACGACTCGTACGGCGTCCAGGGAACGGGCGGCGGCGCCTGGATCGCCGCCGAGCTGGGGCGCCAGGCACCCGACCGGGTCATCGGCATCCACGTCAACGGCCTGGTCACCTTCCCCTCCGGGGACCCCTCCGAGTTCGAGGGGCTGACCGCGTCCGAGCAGGAGCGCCTCGCGCGGCTTGAGGACTTCCAGCAGGACAAGATGGGATTCAACGCCATCCAGTCCACCCGCCCGCAGACCCTCGCGTACGGCCTGCACGACTCGCCGGTCGGCCAACTCGCGTGGATCGCGGAGAAGTTCAAGGAATGGACGGACCCCGCCACCGAGCTCCCCGAGGACGCCGTGGGCCGCGACCGCCTGCTGACCAACATCAGCGTCTACTGGTTCAGCGGCACGGCCGGCTCCTCGGCGAACCTGTACTACGAGTCGGGCCACGACCCGAGCGCCTGGGCCCCGAAGCCGCGCGGCACCGTCCCGACCGGCGTGGCCGTCGCTCTGCACACCGACATCGCCATCCGCCGCTTCGCCGAGCGGGACCACAACATCACCCACTGGAGCGAGCTGGAGCGCGGCGGCAACTTCCTCGCGCTGGAGCAGCCGGAGGCGTTCGTCACCGACGTCCGCGCCTTCTTCCGCACGCTCGGCACCTGA
- a CDS encoding helix-turn-helix transcriptional regulator — MLDTSARLLRLLSLLQTPRSWPGSELAERLGVSGRTVRNDVDRLRELGYPVDATRGATGGYRLGAGAAMPPLLLDDEEAVAVTIALRTAAQGAVPGAEETSLRALAKLEQVLPSRLRRRVRTLMAYTVAVRPDRPVPAVSADVLTVLVSACRDRERLRFDYLDHAGSPTRRLVEPYRAVNWGRRWYLVAWDVEREDWRTFRVDRIEPRTPTGPRFAPREPPGGDVSAYVSQRVSSAAWRYHARVVVRAPAAAVIERINPAVGTVEAVDADSCVLVTGADTVQTLAVYLGMLDFDFEVSEPGELVTHLRRLADRYARSTPAIRRGGKTRQAR, encoded by the coding sequence ATGCTCGATACCTCCGCACGGTTGCTGCGCCTGCTCTCCCTCTTGCAGACCCCGAGGTCCTGGCCGGGATCCGAACTGGCCGAGCGGCTGGGGGTGAGCGGCCGTACCGTCCGCAACGACGTCGACCGGCTGCGCGAGCTCGGCTATCCCGTGGACGCCACTCGCGGCGCCACGGGCGGCTACCGGCTGGGCGCCGGGGCGGCGATGCCTCCGCTGCTGCTCGACGACGAGGAGGCCGTCGCCGTGACGATCGCCCTGCGCACCGCCGCGCAGGGCGCCGTCCCCGGCGCCGAAGAGACCTCGCTTCGGGCGCTGGCCAAACTGGAACAGGTGCTGCCGTCACGGCTGCGCCGCCGGGTGCGGACCCTGATGGCGTACACCGTGGCCGTGCGCCCGGACCGTCCCGTGCCGGCCGTCTCCGCGGACGTGCTGACCGTTCTCGTGTCCGCCTGCCGCGACCGGGAGCGGCTGCGGTTCGACTACCTGGACCACGCGGGCTCGCCCACGCGCCGCTTGGTGGAGCCGTACCGGGCCGTGAACTGGGGACGGCGCTGGTACCTGGTGGCCTGGGACGTGGAGCGCGAGGACTGGCGTACCTTCAGGGTCGACCGGATCGAGCCCCGAACCCCGACCGGACCGCGCTTCGCCCCGCGCGAACCGCCCGGTGGCGACGTTTCCGCGTACGTCTCCCAACGGGTGTCGAGCGCCGCCTGGCGCTACCACGCGCGGGTGGTCGTCCGTGCGCCCGCGGCGGCGGTGATCGAGCGGATCAACCCGGCGGTGGGCACGGTCGAGGCCGTCGACGCCGACAGCTGCGTACTGGTCACCGGTGCGGACACGGTACAGACCCTCGCCGTCTACCTGGGCATGCTCGACTTCGACTTCGAGGTCAGCGAGCCCGGGGAACTGGTCACCCACCTCCGTCGACTCGCCGACCGCTACGCCCGCTCCACACCGGCTATCCGCCGGGGCGGAAAGACCCGCCAGGCCCGCTAA
- a CDS encoding TnsA-like heteromeric transposase endonuclease subunit yields MDYPVVRGFPVRRGRRLAPGWWWSATTGRLVGYGSAAMRDAVMLLDRDPQVVGMACRPVEFVWEEGGRVVTHAPDLAVALADGTMHLVDCLGRGGASGRLAGRARVVEACAREVGWEHRFAAAADPVVTANVRWLSGYRHPRCSVGISPTRLRRAFPAPTALGAGALRLGDPIATLPAVYHQLWHGLLSMDWARPLNEETLVTARPAGRRRGAEQ; encoded by the coding sequence GTGGACTACCCGGTCGTGCGTGGTTTCCCGGTACGGCGCGGACGGCGCCTGGCTCCGGGATGGTGGTGGTCCGCGACCACAGGTCGTCTGGTGGGCTACGGGAGCGCGGCGATGCGGGACGCGGTCATGCTGCTGGACCGGGATCCGCAGGTGGTGGGCATGGCGTGTCGGCCGGTGGAGTTCGTGTGGGAGGAAGGGGGAAGGGTTGTCACCCATGCCCCTGACCTGGCCGTGGCCTTGGCCGACGGCACGATGCACCTTGTGGACTGCCTCGGGCGGGGTGGAGCGTCCGGGCGGCTCGCAGGCCGGGCGCGGGTGGTTGAAGCGTGTGCGCGGGAAGTCGGTTGGGAGCACCGGTTCGCGGCTGCCGCCGATCCGGTGGTCACGGCCAACGTGCGGTGGCTGTCGGGCTACCGCCATCCCCGGTGTTCGGTCGGGATCTCTCCTACCCGGCTTCGGCGGGCGTTCCCCGCGCCCACCGCGTTGGGTGCGGGTGCGCTCCGGCTCGGGGACCCGATCGCGACGCTGCCGGCTGTCTACCACCAGTTGTGGCACGGCCTGCTGTCCATGGACTGGGCCCGTCCCTTGAACGAGGAAACCCTTGTGACCGCCAGGCCCGCCGGACGGCGTCGAGGAGCGGAACAGTGA